The Carassius auratus strain Wakin chromosome 40, ASM336829v1, whole genome shotgun sequence genome has a segment encoding these proteins:
- the LOC113058936 gene encoding tetraspanin-13-like, whose translation MACGGFVCSKTSLCILNLIYVMVSLLMAGVAAWGKWFGLVSSFRVMAAVIAVGLFLFVVAIMGLCGAVKHHQVLLFFYMLILFMVFIVQFSVSCACLAINKEQQNLLLETGWNKSESMQEDLERSLDCCGFLQVNYNESCVAVCFKNQTCRPCSVIIQAYADDTLQFVGGVSLFFLFYRGPKTLFSQLMELIRGRRQMLTSNGVSGHPTLRPCDLWSAIKNSFNTDLNRIKARIL comes from the exons ATGGCTTGTGGCGGGTTTGTTTGTTCCAAAACTTCTCTTTGTATCTTAAACCTTATTTATGTG ATGGTCAGTCTTTTAATGGCCGGTGTTGCAGCATGGGGCAAATGGTTTGGACTGGTCTCTAGTTTCAGGGTAATGGCTGCTGTCATCGCTGTTGGCTTGTTTCTGTTCGTCGTGGCCATTATGGGATTGTGTGGAGCTGTGAAGCATCATCAAGTTCTCTTGTTTTTT TACATGCTCATTCTCTTCATGGTATTCATTgtgcagttttcagtgtcatgtgCCTGCTTGGCGATTAATAAAGAACAGCAG AATCTTCTCCTGGAGACAGGATGGAATAAGTCTGAATCAATGCAGGAGGATTTGGAAAGATCGCTGGATTGCTGTGGCTTCCTTCAAGTGAACTACAATGAGAGCTGTGTTGCT GTCTGTTTCAAGAATCAAACATGTAGACCATGTTCAGTTATAATCCAGGCCTACGCTGATGACACTCTGCAGTTTGTTGGAGGAGTCAGtctgttttttctgttttacagAG GCCCTAAAACCCTGTTCTCACAGTTAATGGAGTTGATCAGAGGAAGAAGGCAGATGCTTACTAGTAACGGAGTCAGTGGACATCCCACCCTCAGACCTTGTGATCTGTGGTCTGCCATCAAAAACAGCTTCAACACGGATCTAAACCG AATCAAAGCCAGAATTTTATAA